A window of Melospiza melodia melodia isolate bMelMel2 chromosome Z, bMelMel2.pri, whole genome shotgun sequence contains these coding sequences:
- the CAPSL gene encoding calcyphosin-like protein: MGTARHDREMAINAKKSLPTITNPLERLRLHCLARGSAGIKGLGRAFRIIDDNNSRTLDFNEFLRGLHNYAVMINKEEAQELFQIFDKDGSGTIDFDEFLATLRPPMSNARKEIVMQAFQKLDKTGDGVITIEDLRGMYNAKYHPKYLNGDWTEDQVFRAFLDSFDSPYDKDGKVTKEEFMNYYAGVSASIDTDVYFIIMMKNAWKL, translated from the exons ATGGGCACAGCAAGGCATGACCGAGAGATGGCAATCAATGCAAAAAAAAGCCTGCCCACAATCACCAACCCTTTAGAAAGACTTCGCCTGCACTGTTTAGCAAGGGGATCTGCAGGCATCAAAGGACTTGGCAG AGCTTTTAGGATTATTGATGATAACAATAGCAGAACTCTTGATTTCAATGAGTTTCTGAGAGGACTGCATAATTATGCTGTGATGATCAATAAAGAAGAAGCTCAGGAGCTTTTCCAGATATTTGATAAAGACGGCAGTGGAACAATTGATTTTGATGAATTTCTTGCTACACTGAGA CCTCCCATGTCCAATGCAAGAAAAGAGATTGTCATGCAGGCATTTCAGAAGTTAGACAAGACTGGAGATGGTGTCATAACAATTGAAGACTTACGTGGGATGTATAATGCAAAATATCATCCCAAATACCTAAATGGAGACTGGACAGAAGATCAAGTTTTTAGAGCCTTTCTGGATAGTTTTGATTCACCCTATGACAAAGATGGGAAG GTCACAAAAGAAGAATTCATGAACTACTACGCTGGAGTCAGTGCTTCAATAGACACAGATGTCTACTTTATCATCATGATGAAGAATGCTTGGAAACTCTAA